A single genomic interval of Lathyrus oleraceus cultivar Zhongwan6 chromosome 7, CAAS_Psat_ZW6_1.0, whole genome shotgun sequence harbors:
- the LOC127102883 gene encoding uncharacterized protein LOC127102883, whose product MDRSWMQKNRLSEEYKKGVLEFLKFAETNLPESNGRFHCPCAKCVNIAPLEAHIVWEHLGVNGICQNYTKWIWHGELSDAPKASPKEEFDVEMGDRLEDMIRDIGQDSFQRANIHDTLCNDSKIPLYLNCKNFTRLSAVLRLFNLKAINSWTDKSFTQLLELLKEMLPEENMLPNRAYEAKKILCPMGIEYKKIHACPNDCILYWKDNEEKEKCPKCMTSRYKKKSDDEGCDVTTKGPPAKVLWYLPIIPRFKRLFGNLNDAKNIRWHAEERKCDGKIRHPADSLQWKKVDTLFPDFGIEPRNLRLGLSTDGMNPYGSLSSNHSSWPVLLIIYNLSPWLCMKRKHVMLSMMISGPKQPGNDIDVYLSPLIDDLRKLWDEGIDVFDSFSNETFKLRAMLFCTINDFPAYGNLSGYKVKGHKACPICEKDTCYHQLEKGKKTVYLGHRRFLNHNHPYRRLKKAFNGYQEYKVAPKALTGEEVYHRVRNISVSFGKKTKKDYK is encoded by the coding sequence ATGGATCGTAGTTGGATGCAAAAAAATCGCCTATCCGAGGAGTATAAGAAAGGAGTGTTAGAGTTTTTGAAATTTGCTGAAACTAATCTTCCTGAAAGTAATGGAAGATTTCACTGTCCTTGTGCTAAGTGTGTAAATATTGCACCTTTAGAGGCTCACATCGTATGGGAACACTTAGGAGTTAACGGGATTTGTCAAAATTATACAAAGTGGATATGGCATGGTGAATTGTCTGACGCGCCAAAGGCCTCTCCTAAAGAAGAGTTTGATGTAGAGATGGGTGATCGTCTAGAAGATATGATCCGTGATATTGGACAAGACTCTTTTCAACGGGCAAATATACATGATACTCTTTGCAATGACAGTAAAATCCCTTTGTATCTAAATTGTAAAAACTTCACACGACTGTCGGCTGTGCTAAGATTGTTCAATTTGAAGGCGATTAATAGTTGGACAGATAAAAGCTTCACACAATTGTTAGAGTTGTTGAAGGAAATGTTACCGGAAGAAAACATGTTGCCGAACCGGGCCTATGAGGCAAAAAAGATATTATGTCCAATGGGTATAGAATATAAGAAAATACACGCATGCCCTAATGACTGCATATTGTATTGGAAAGATAATGAAGAGAAAGAAAAATGTCCCAAGTGCATGACATCACGCTATAAGAAGAAGAGTGATGATGAAGGTTGTGATGTGACCACAAAGGGTCCTCCAGCAAAGGTGTTATGGTACCTTCCAATTATTCCAAGGTTTAAGCGATTGTTTGGTAATTTAAATGATGCGAAGAATATTAGATGGCATGCAGAAGAAAGGAAGTGTGATGGAAAAATTCGGCATCCAGCCGACTCTTTGCAATGGAAGAAGGTTGATACTTTATTTCCAGACTTTGGCATTGAACCAAGAAACCTTAGGCTTGGACTTTCTACTGATGGAATGAATCCATATGGTAGTTTAAGTAGTAACCATAGTTCATGGCCCGTTCTCTTGATTATCTATAATTTATCTCCTTGGTTGTGCATGAAGAGGAAACATGTTATGTTATCTATGATGATTTCTGGACCAAAACAACCAGGAAATGACATAGATGTTTATCTAAGCCCGTTGATTGATGACTTAAGAAAGTTGTGGGATGAAGGAATTGATGTATTTGATAGTTTTTCAAATGAAACTTTCAAATTGCGGGCTATGTTATTTTGCACCATCAATGACTTTCCAGCTTATGGTAACTTGTCTGGTTATAAAGTTAAGGGGCATAAAGCATGCCCTATATGTGAAAAAGATACATGCTACCATCAATTAGAGAAAGGAAAAAAGACTGTTTACCTTGGACACCGAAGATTTCTTAATCATAATCACCCATATCGAAGATTGAAAAAGGCTTTTAATGGATATCAGGAGTATAAAGTTGCCCCAAAGGCCTTAACTGGAGAAGAAGTCTATCATCGGGTGAGGAACATAAGTGTTAGTTTtggaaaaaaaacaaaaaaagatTACAAGTAA
- the LOC127102884 gene encoding uncharacterized protein LOC127102884: MDKPSSSSPKKKKTRGVTALLRFIAKLPDGEKYQIDFDPDTFQPIGQYAAKFKSYLSFIARSKVSINEKQWKKISDKLKDVIWDDIMCKFTCPTDKEFRKHWFVYMGERLKQFKTLLSNVYISGKGDKHGNTTPFEKYKFIKEEDWDLFVQTRQKEDFQEKRLKGKTHASKNIHPHILSRGGYEKLRATVMEERRKKVIEEAKGDESLMVDPPELKRYEAWLMARQKPSGNFTSEATNLVASKIGELVEKNTQGTIVFEGRDDILTVALGINEHPGRIRTAPRGVGFKKFYGKSSRSTLGGVSQDDLLAHLQALEQKMNIDFQHKLQKHLQQQRTELQQQMQKEMQEERAQIQQGMKLLQQMQLELRSERPKEMFIKEHVESVGTSTNGSCSKVMTTEDLTKKMDASEDYLKKINNLKENSFSLDLDHETSELSVFIDRVDLNELTSGIKWLSTSILSLWCTYLHRMCISKNFNKLFGFLDPNRILVHTKPAEVIQTYIQNKLDGEPKKCYLGPLLNSNHWQLFVICPEDNIIFWFCSLNRSPKKNIKVILEGALEGYHLLRGIKKKKPNWKNIMVRFVLLYCRFLEYCCTCSEPTKIVCVSMSSEERVYMQWHQQDNGWACGYYVMKNMFDIIDACIVERFNEIFTDTSSYEKESIDHIRQLWAQFFLQKVEEQENQEKKDLMTKQKRLKKTYI, from the exons ATGGATAAACCATCTAGCTCTTCACCAAAAAAAAAGAAGACTAGAGGTGTCACAGCATTGCTACGTTTCATTGCCAAACTTCCTGATGGTGAAAAATACCAAATTGATTTTGATCCTGATACCTTCCAACCCATTGGTCAGTATGCTGCAAAGTTTAAAAGTTATTTGTCATTCATTGCACGTAGCAAGGTTAGTATAAATGAAAAGCAATGGAAAAAGATAAGCGATAAGTTGAAGGACGTGATATGGGACGATATCATG TGTAAGTTCACTTGCCCCACTGATAAAGAATTTAGGAAGCATTGGTTTGTTTATATGGGGGAACGATTGAAGCAATTTAAGACATTGCTCTCAAATGTCTATATATCTGGGAAAGGAGATAAGCATGGAAATACAACTCCATTTGAAAAGTATAAATTTATCAAAGAAGAAGATTGGGATTTGTTTGTCCAGACTCGACAAAAAGAAGATTTTCAA GAGAAAAGGCTAAAAGGAAAGACACATGCATCAAAGAATATCCACCCTCATATTTTGTCTCGTGGTGGTTATGAAAAACTTAGGGCCACCGTAATGGAAGAGAGGAGGAAAAAAGTGATTGAAGAGGCCAAAGGTGATGAAAGTTTGATGGTTGACCCTCCCGAACTAAAGCGATATGAGGCATGGTTGATGGCTCGACAGAAGCCATCGGGAAATTTTACATCTGAGGCAACAAACTTAGTAGCATCTAAGATT GGAGAGTTAGTGGAAAAAAATACACAAGGTACTATTGTCTTTGAAGGGCGTGACGATATCTTGACTGTTGCCCTTGGAATAAATGAACACCCTGGTCGGATCCGCACTGCTCCTAGGGGTGTGGGCTTTAAGAAATTCTATGGAAAAAGTTCACGCTCCACCTTAGGAGGTGTCTCTCAAGATGACCTTCTAGCCCACCTTCAAGCCTTGGAGCAAAAAATGAATATAGATTTCCAACATAAATTACAAAAACatctccaacaacaaagaacAGAGCTCCAACAACAAATGCAAAAAGAGATGCAAGAGGAGAGAGCTCAAATCCAACAAGGAATGAAACTCCTACAACAGATGCAATTGGAGCTCCGCTCCGAGAGGCCTAAAGAGATGTTTATAAAAGAG CATGTAGAATCTGTGGGTACGAGCACTAACGGAAGTTGCTCAAAGGTTATGACTACTGAAGATTTAACTAAAAAAATGGATGCTTCTGAAGATTACCTCAAAAAGATTAACAATCTCAAGGAAAATTCATTCTCTCTAGATTTGGATCATGAAACAAGTGAACTCTCAGTTTTTATTGATAGGGTGGATCTTAATGAATTAACTTCCGGTATTAAATGGCTATCCACATCTATCTTGTCTTTATGGTGCAC ATATCTACATCGCATGTGTATCTCCAAGAATTTCAACAAACTATTTGGGTTTCTCGATCCAAATAGGATACTAGTTCACACAAAACCGGCCGAAGTTATTCAAACATACATACAAAATAAGTTGGATGGAGAGCCAAAAAAATGTTATTTAGGACCATTGCTAAATAG CAATCACTGGCAATTGTTTGTCATTTGTCCTGAAGATAatattattttttggttttgttcaTTAAACAGATCTCCTAAGAAAAATATTAAGGTCATATTGGAGGG AGCTCTAGAAGGTTATCATTTATTAAGAGGTATTAAGAAGAAGAAGCCTAATTGGAAGAATATTATGGTAAGATTTGTTTTACTATATTGTCGTTTCTTGGAATACTG TTGTACATGCTCTGAACCAACTAAAATTGTATGTGTTTCTATGTCGAGTGAAGAAA GAGTTTATATGCAGTGGCATCAACAAGATAACGGATGGGCATGTGGATATTATGTCAtgaaaaatatgtttgacattATTGATGCTTGTATTGTTGAAAGATTCAATGAG ATATTCACAGACACCTCATCATATGAAAAAGAGTCAATTGATCACATCCGACAACTTTGGGCTCAATTCTTTTTGCAAAAGGTTGAAGAGCAAGAGAACCAGGAAAAGAAAGATTTAATGACAAAACAGAAGCGATTAAAAAAAActtatatatag